From a region of the Candidatus Binatus sp. genome:
- a CDS encoding cytochrome b N-terminal domain-containing protein, producing the protein MAKFDWKETKRQITDSQAWQSIFRHGYEDTPRNRILMVSGNVWLHLHPAKVQKHAVRMRFTWCMGGITFLLFLVTVVTGVYLMFYYRPTAEYAYADMKYLEFDMPFGMLMRNMHRWAAHGMVIAVWLHMFRVFMTGSYKPPREFNWVVGVILLVLTLLLSFTGYLLPWDQLSIWAVTVGSNMARATPLLGHGGPFHEVLGVNPVYDARAFIFGGAEIGPHTLLRFYILHCIFFPLIAGIFMAVHFWRIRRDGMSGPL; encoded by the coding sequence ATGGCCAAGTTTGATTGGAAGGAAACGAAACGCCAGATAACCGATTCGCAGGCCTGGCAGTCCATATTCAGACACGGATACGAAGACACGCCGCGCAACCGGATCCTGATGGTCTCCGGCAACGTGTGGCTGCATCTGCATCCGGCGAAAGTGCAAAAACACGCGGTGCGCATGCGCTTCACCTGGTGCATGGGCGGCATCACGTTTTTGCTTTTCCTGGTGACGGTGGTCACCGGCGTGTACCTGATGTTCTACTATCGGCCGACGGCGGAATACGCCTACGCCGACATGAAGTACCTGGAATTCGACATGCCGTTCGGGATGTTGATGCGCAATATGCATCGATGGGCCGCGCACGGAATGGTGATCGCGGTGTGGTTGCACATGTTCCGCGTGTTCATGACCGGCTCGTACAAGCCGCCGCGCGAGTTCAACTGGGTGGTCGGCGTGATCCTGCTGGTGCTGACGCTGCTGCTGTCGTTCACCGGATACCTGTTGCCGTGGGATCAACTTTCCATCTGGGCGGTGACGGTCGGCTCGAACATGGCGCGCGCCACGCCGCTGCTTGGACACGGCGGTCCGTTCCATGAAGTGCTCGGGGTGAATCCGGTTTACGACGCGCGCGCATTTATTTTCGGCGGCGCGGAAATCGGACCGCACACGCTGCTGCGTTTCTACATTTTGCACTGCATCTTTTTTCCCTTGATCGCGGGCATCTTCATGGCGGTGCACTTCTGGCGAAT